One window of bacterium genomic DNA carries:
- a CDS encoding thrombospondin type 3 repeat-containing protein, with protein MLTSRSANYNYYGWSWFNDVESSLRQYFLYRLPGTTINAGSFLFDDYSWQLFKDQIDLLHPLVLLVDTEGDGWTDHFVTAIGYDEARQEYGIYDTWDHNVHWYKWRKIASGSEWGVFGVTTFGPQIACVDSDSDGYGDPEQAGNQCPDDNCPAIANSDQGDVDGDLLGNSCDPDADADAIANALDNCWLVSNPEQEDTDADSVGNLCDNCPNVGNSQQRDEDYDGVGDLCDGKLHIYSRSCPDAYLGKPYYFQLDGAGGVYPLTWTFLGGDLPFGTSFTGPGGTISGTPTYKAIYYFTVELSDSDNPARRSTLNTSILVTDPPPPPRPCGDADNNLQVTISDAVYQISYVFSGGPAPTPLQYGDTNCSGQVSISDAVYLINYIFAGGPIPCAACP; from the coding sequence ATGCTCACCTCCCGAAGCGCGAATTATAACTACTACGGTTGGAGTTGGTTCAATGACGTTGAATCGTCTTTGCGGCAATATTTCCTCTATCGACTCCCCGGAACAACCATCAACGCCGGCAGCTTTCTTTTTGATGATTACAGTTGGCAACTATTCAAAGATCAGATTGACCTCCTCCATCCGCTGGTGCTTTTGGTGGACACTGAGGGCGACGGCTGGACTGACCACTTTGTGACCGCAATCGGCTACGATGAAGCCCGGCAAGAATATGGCATCTATGACACGTGGGATCACAACGTGCATTGGTACAAGTGGCGCAAAATTGCTTCGGGAAGCGAGTGGGGTGTCTTCGGGGTGACAACGTTTGGCCCGCAGATTGCTTGTGTTGACAGTGACTCCGACGGATACGGAGATCCAGAGCAGGCCGGCAATCAGTGTCCTGACGATAACTGCCCGGCAATTGCCAATTCTGACCAGGGCGATGTCGATGGCGACTTGCTGGGCAACTCCTGCGATCCTGACGCCGACGCCGACGCAATCGCCAATGCTCTCGACAACTGCTGGTTAGTGAGCAATCCCGAACAGGAGGATACGGATGCTGACTCGGTCGGCAACCTGTGTGACAATTGTCCAAACGTTGGCAATTCTCAACAGCGCGATGAAGACTATGATGGCGTGGGCGACCTCTGTGACGGCAAGCTCCACATCTATTCTCGGTCCTGTCCCGACGCATATCTTGGAAAACCTTACTACTTCCAACTCGATGGCGCCGGCGGAGTCTATCCGTTAACATGGACTTTCTTGGGCGGGGATTTGCCATTCGGAACTTCGTTCACAGGTCCGGGAGGAACTATTAGCGGTACGCCGACTTACAAAGCCATTTACTACTTCACGGTCGAGTTATCCGATTCCGACAACCCAGCCCGACGCTCGACGTTAAACACTTCCATTCTCGTTACTGATCCTCCGCCCCCACCACGGCCATGCGGTGATGCCGACAACAATCTGCAAGTTACGATCTCTGATGCTGTATACCAAATCAGCTACGTCTTCTCCGGAGGTCCGGCGCCAACGCCGTTGCAATACGGCGACACCAACTGCAGCGGACAGGTTAGTATCTCGGATGCGGTATACTTGATAAATTACATTTTTGCCGGCGGACCTATTCCTTGCGCTGCATGTCCATAA